AAGTACCAGAAGGCTTAGCCAAGAAACGATTCTTTGAATGGTTGATTCAAGGCGAAAATGTTCCTTTGGATATCCTTGGGAAAGTCACAAATATTCAGCTGGAACAAGTTTTTATTCCATACATAGGTGCAAGTGTCGCCTATGAAGGGGCGTGGGGGGCAGATATTGGATACAATCGTTCTGAAAGCTATACAGAATATGTAACAAAAGAAGACAAAAAGGGCAATAAATATTCTGAACCAGTCACAAAAACACGAACTGTTGTCGACTGGAATCATTCGAGTGATATTTTTACAGGAACAGCTTTCAAGAGCTATCTAATCAATAATGAATTGACAGGTCCTGTGGCAGAATTTGCTAAAAGTGCTAGCCATTTGGCTTTTGTGGAAGATGTAAAACCATTTGATGAACATTATACAGCAGGTACTCGGCAACTGAAGATTTCATCGGATCGAGTGTCAGAAGTTTTACGTTCAATCCGTGATTTTGCCAAGGACGAAGCGCAGAAAACAATGCTTGGTATTTTACCAGGCGATAAAAATAAAAATGCAAAAATAACGAAGTTCACTTACGATTTAACCTCAAAATACACGTATGTCCCTTTTTGGAAAATCATGTATAAGTATGAAGGGATCGATTATATCGTAATCGTCACCGCAGCTAAAAAAGATAAAATCGAAATGGATGGCAGCCGGCCATTAAGCCAGGAAGATTCAACAGTTGAAAAAGGCCTGAGGAAAAAAGGCCGATATGGTCTGTTCGCTAGTGTGCTATTTCTCTTGGTCAATATATTTAATATTCTTCCGGATGCTGCAGGACCATTTCTTGCGATTCTTTTTTTAGCAGGAATCGGTGTTTGGATTTACTTTGCAATCAAGCGGCATAGTTTCCTGAGCTCAAATAAAAAGCATCTTAAAAATAATTTACATGAATACCCGGAATACATGGATTTATTACGACAATATCCAGAGTGATTCTGAATTGCCTTAAGCATGAAAGCATACTAAGTATTTTCTAAACTTAGTATGCTTTTTTTAATAGAATGATTAAAAGGAGAGCTTGTCGATTTGAAAGTTGATTTCACTGAAACTGATCCACTATTTTCTCTTCCAATAAAAGCTTGGGGAAATTGAGTTTTTATTTTACGGTGAAAAGTATAGTCAACAAATTATTCCTCGTTCAGCCAAAATAATCATTTTGTAAATAAACATAGACGTATCTTCTTTTTTTCGATAATATAAAACTATCTATCTTTGTGTAGATAGTTTTATATCAAAGGAGAGCGAATAATGAAAAAATCAGTAAAATCATCAATGGTTGTGTTGGCGCTAGGTTTAGGTTTGTCAATTGGCACATCTGAAGAAGTAGAAGCAATGTATGAGTCACCGTACTCTTATTTTAATGATTATGGCATAAGAGAAGAATTATTTGCTGATGTAGATAATCTTTATTCTGATCGTTACCGAGCTGAAATGGACCAGTTGATGGAGAAGCACGAAAAGGGATCGATCTCTGATGATGAATTTGATCGCTTGTCGGAAAAGTTAGCTGAGATAGATGAAAAAAATTTTCTCGAAAGAAAAACACTATTTGACAGTTACGGTTTATTAAAAAAAATAGATATCAAAAATATAACGCACTTTGATACAGATTTTGAGGAGTATTCTTCTCTTACTGGTATTGAAGAACTGACAGCATTAGAACAAGTTCAAGGTGAGGGTGGCAATTTTAACAGTTTTAGAGAGCTCTCGGAGTTAAAAAACTTAAAAACAGTTATGTTGGAGGCAAATAATCAACTAACGTTAAATAGTTTTAAAAAGTTAAAAGACTTAGAAACGATACAGTTGTTGTTTGATGGCTATGAAAAAAATGAAGAACAGGATAGTCAAGAATATACACAAGCACTGCCAACAGATATTTCTGCTTTATCTAATTTGAATAAATTAAAGAATATCCAAATCAGTGCTCGAGGTAGAATGGCCACGGTCACCTTAAAAAAAGGAACGACCTCTTATCAATTATTTGACCCTATCGTGCCGTCAAAGCAATTTGATGGAGCTGAAATGAAGTATTTTTCTGATAATGAAAGTAGTGAATGGTTGGAATGGAATGACTTAAAAGGTGATGAGAAATACTTGGGATTCAGCTGGCGTATAGAAAAGGGAACAAATCTTTCTTATACTGGCGAAGGGCAAATCCCAATTCGCTGGAAATAATCAAAATAGACAAACGAAGGGGTTGCTTCTGCTTCCACCGTTTATTCGGATTCCAAGTGATTGGGTTATAGCTCGTAGAGTTATGGCCCAATTACTTTTATTATTTCTCATAAATTTTAATGATGATCGAAGGAATTGAGTGGTTGTGGCAATTGATTACAAGGTATAATTGTAAAAGTGTTAAACTAGATAGTTACCTCTAACAAAGTTAAAAGGAGAATAAAAATATGATTCGAAGTGAGTTGAAAAAGAAAGCCCAGAGCCATCTGCATGGTTATTATGGAAATTGGAGCTTACTAGCTATTATTCCAAGTGCAGCTTTATTTATTTATTTCTTTTTTATAGTAGTTCTGTTTCAAGCACCGATTAGTACACAAGATCAATCAAATGAGTATAAATCTTGGCAAGATGACTATTCAGAAAAGTCAAATCGACACAATAATGAGTATCAAAAAGGCTATGATGATGGTTATTTTGAGGGCTATGACGAAGGCTATGATAAAGGTTTTTATGAAGAGGATTCTTATGATGAAGACGATTATAGAGGGAAAAATTTAGATTCACTTTCCCACAAAGCTGCTATAACACCGTTGAAAAATACGACACGAACGGTTACGTATACACAGACAACAACAATAGATTCCAATTTTGGCGGTTTTTTTGCCTTTTTATTCGGTATTTTGTTATTGTTAGTTACTATTTTGTATCGTGGCATGGTTCAGTGGGCGGCAATTGATAATGTGGAAGGACGTAAATTTAGTCTTAAAACAATCTTTGTCGCATTTATTAAAGAAAATGGGAAACGAACAGTAATCGCAAATCTTTTAGTTGTACTGTACACGTTTTTATGGTCCTTATTGTTTATTATTCCGGGTGTTATCAAGCAGTTGTCGTATGGTATGACAAATTATTTATTGAAAAAAGATCCTGAATTAACACCAAAGGCCGCGATGGCTCTTAGCCAAGAGTTGATGCAGGGGTATAAGCTTGAATATTTGATTTTTTCTTATTCATTTATTTTATGGCAGTTTGCAACGACGTTTAGTTTTGGTTTAGCTGGTATGTATGTTATTCCATATTATGGGGTATCAGAAGTGTTGTTTTTTGACCAGATTATTGCAGAAAAACATTATTTATTTTCACAAGAAAAAGAAGCAGGTTTTGAAGACTTTTAGAGTAGAAGATTGATTCTACTTCCATTATTTATTCGGATTAAGGGTGTGAAACAAAAGTGCATGTCGCTTTTGTTTCACACCCTTTAAATTCGAATAAACGATACAATCAGGAAATGAGTTAAAGGATAGTTAAACAGAAACCGCTTTGGAACAATCCTATCGTATTTTATGAACCAGAGCTAACAAAAGGTGTGATCAGACCAGCTAACCCTTCAATATTTCTTGTTTGGATCATAATTGTTCCTGTACCGTGGAATTCATTGACCACGCCTTCGCCTGTTGTGAAACCAAAGAGTCCAGAAGCAACCTTGATATTGTAATCTAACGATTCAGACCAAGCGACCACATGTTGATTATCCACAACAAACGGCTTGCTTCCGTCTAAATGAATTTCAATGATATCCCCATAGCTGTTGATCAGTAACGAGCCAGAGCCAGCTGTTTCCATTACAAATAAACCACCAGTGCCGCCAAAAATTGCACCGCTAAGCTTTTGACGTTTCATATTATACGAAACGGATGTATCACAGGCTAAAAATGCACCTGTATTTAAACGCCAATGCTCTGATCCAACGTGTAGTTCTTTAATTGTGCCAGGTGTTGCCGGAGCTAAAGCCATTTTAGCAGTATCAGTTAAACCAGAAGCTTTTGTGATAAAAAAACTTTCCCCACTAGTGACTGAACGACCTAAAGCTCGGATTGCACCGCCTAGACCAGACTTCCCATTGCTGTTCATTTTTCCTTCAAGATTGATTTCCCCGTTGTGGTACACCATCGCACCACTTTCTAGCTGAATACTTTCCCCTTTTTTTAATGCTACTTCGACTAATGGAAAAACTGTATTTTCTGTCATTTTATAGTCCATTGATAAACCTCCTTTTTTCTGTTAGTTACTAGTATACCTTAAATAATGTTGACTTTCTTCTAATTTTTTTTAATAAAATAGGGAAGAGCGTTTCTATATTGATCGTATGTAGAAAATGCCTAAAAGTTGACTGTAATGAAGTATAGTGAGCCTCTTTTTTTACGATCATATACAATGAAAATAAATCATTTAAGCGTAAGAAATAGTAAAATAGTAATTGACTTGTTGGAAGGATGTTTTATAATAGAATAAAAGTTATAGCTAAAAAATATTTTTTAGCTATAATAAAATTTTAGTTAAAATGATTTTATGTTGATGTTGAATAAGCAAATGCTGTTTTAGGACACTAGAGTTAAATTTAGGGAGGTGTGATTATCCTAAATCAAATCGCTGATTGTACCGCAGTTATTCTATGTGGTGGGAAAAGTTCACGGATGGGGTTTGATAAGTCTTTATTGCAGGTAGATGGGGAATATATGTTATTGAGAAGTGTTGCACAGCTAAAAAAAGTCTTTTCAAAGGTTTTACTAGTGACAGACAAGCAAAGTAAATTTCCAGCAATTTTCTCACAAGTAAGAATTTTGGAAGATCGTTATCCAGAAAAAGGACCGCTTGGTGGTTTGGTCACAGCATTAGAATATGTAGAAACACGGCATATTTTTTTACTAGCTTGTGATATTCCTAACTTGAATAATACGTTGATTCAAAGAATGGCGAAATATAGTGAAGCATATGATGTTGTTATTTGTGAGCAAGATAAGCGTCTTGAACCTTTGTTTGCTTTTTATCGTACGAGTTGTTTACCTGTTTTACAGCCGCAACTAGCGACAAATGATTGGCGCATTAGAAAAAAATTTGATCGATTAGCAGTAAAAGTCGTGGCTCTAGACTCCTCTTTTACATTAAAAAATGTGAATACACCAATGGAATTATCGTTGTGGAGTCAAGGAGAACAGGAGTGAAGAAAGGAGCTTGAAATGGATTTTGATAGTAGCCGGAACGTTGTCACAAGCTTAGGGGATAAGGCTGTAGCTAAAAGTAAGTTGCCTTTTTTAAAACTGAGTATTTTAGGGATTATGGCAGGTTTTTTTATCGCATTGGGGTATTTAGCATTTATTAGAATCTCTGGTACAGCCCCTAAAAGCTGGGGAGCGTTCTCAACCTTTTTAGGAGGGTGTTTATTTCCAATAGGATTGATAGCGCTTACTTTCATTGGAGGAGAGCTTGCTACAGGGAATATGATGGTGATGGCTCTAGGTGTTTTACAAAAAAAGGTTAGTGTACAGCAGTTGCTTTACAATTGGCTGGTTGTTTTGGTTACCAACTGTCTAGGAGGCATTTTAGTTGCGTACTTTTTTGGGCATATTGTTGGATTGACTGAAGGAGCTTTTTTGGAAAAGACAATTTCAGTTGCTCAAGCGAAAATTGGAGATTCACCACTGGTAGCATTTATTTCAGGAATCGGTTGTAATATTTTTGTTTGTTTAGCGGTTTATCTTGGCGCTATGGGCAAGAGTTATCTAGGTAAAATGTTTGGTCTCTGGTTTCCAGTGATGGTTTTTGTGGTTTGTGGTTTTCAGCATGTGGTAGCGAATGCCTTTATTATACCTGCGGCTATTTTTTCACATGCTAGTACTATTTTGTGGTCTGATTACCTTATTAATATGTTGTTTGTATTTTTAGGGAATGCGGTTGGCGGCAGCTTATTTTTGGCAGTACCGTTGATGTATCTTAATAGCGAGAAGCAAGAAACGAGTGAGCCGGAGGGTGCTTATGAAAAATATTGAATTTCCTGATATGATCCAAATTGGTTCTACGGGACGTAATAGTGGAAAAACAACGCTTGCCAAAGAATTGATTGCCGCAAATTATCGTCATTTTTCTATATATGGCTTAAAAGTTATTACAATCAGTGGAGCTCGTGGAAAATGTCAGCGCGGTGAAACGGGCTGTGGGATTTGTACGAGCATTGATGAAGGGTACGAACTGATTGAGGAAAAGAATTGTAGCGGATCAAAAGATACGATGCAGCTGCTAAGAGCAGGGTGTAAGAAGGTCTATTTGTTAAAAGTATTCCATGACCATTTGCTGGAGGGTTTTTTAACGTTTCTCCAATATGTTCCAAGAGATACGCTAATTATTTGTGAGTCAAATTCAATTCGAGAAGTAGTCAAACCTGGTTTGTTTATTATGATGGGTAATCAAAAAAGTATCAAAAAAACTGCTGCAACAGTCATCGAGCAGGCAGATATTATTTTAGATCAACCAAAATTGCCAGAGAACTTTTCGCTGATAAAAAAGAAAGAGGGGATTTGCCTTGTTGAAAAAAATGCAGGATAGGGGAGAGAAAGCATGAATTCATTGAGTTTATCAGAAAAAGAAGCCATTATTTTAGCAAATGACTCAGATCCACAGCGTATTCTGAATATACTGATTGCAATTCAATACGATTCAGAAGAAGGATATATTGATGAAGAAACAGCCAAACTAGTAGCGGAGCGACTGCATTTATCTCAGGCTCGTGTGTATGAGATTTTAAGCTTCTATGCCATCTTAAAAACGGAGCCACAGGCAAAATATGTCTTGAAAATTTGTAATAGTACGCCTTGTTTATATACCGGAGGCGGGATGTTGTCTGAAATGTTGGAAACGATATTGGAAGTGCCAGCAGATGAGCCGACACCAGATGGGCTGTTTATGTATCATAGTATTCCTTGTATTGGCGCATGTGATCAAGGACCAGTGATCAAAATCAAAGATACAGTTTTTGGTGATTTGACGGAAGCGAAGGTTTATCAATTGATCGATGACCTCCAGAATGGATGTTATCAAGAGCTATAGGAGGAAAAAAGATGATCAAACGAAATCAACCAGTCTTATTAAAACGTATAACGAAAATGAAGCAGGCGACTGATGTCACAGAGTATCGGAAATATGATGGTTTTTCAGGTCTATTGAACGCAATCGAAATGGAAAAAGCAGCGATTTTAGACGAGCTCGATTTAGCGCATTTAAGAGGGCGCGGCGGAGCAGCTTTTCCTTTAGGGAAAAAATGGCGGCATTTGTATAGCTCTAAAAGTGATACAAAATATATTGTTTGTAACGCAGACGAAGGCGAACCGGGCACGTTTAAAGACAAAGCTTTATTGGAACATGATCCTTTGAGTGTGATTGAAGGAATGGTTATTGCGGGTTATCTTTTTTCTGCTAAAGCTGGTTATATTTATATGCGTGGTGAGTATCGCCGAATTCAGAAAATTTTTCAAGAAGCACTAGATAATGCTGAGCAAGCCGGATTTTTAGGCGAAAATATTTTAGGAATTCCAGGATTTGACTATAAAATCACAATTATTTCAGGTGCAGGTGCCTATGTGTGCGGCGAGAATTCAGCACTTTTAAATTCAATCGAAGGTAAAACAGGTAGGCCAAGAGTAAAACCGCCTCACTTAGCAGATGTTGGCTTATACTTACAGCCTACTCTAGTGAATAATGTTGAATCCTTTGCAGGAATACCGGTTATTTTGCGAGAAGGTGGTCAGGCTTATCGTGATCTTGGGACTGAAGATGGCGGTGGTACAAAGTTGATTTGTTTATCTGGCCATATTAAAAATCGTGGGTTGTACGAAGTCAATCTTGGCACACCGCTGCAAGAAATTCTTTATTCAGAAGAATACGGAGGCGGCTCATCCACAGGTCGAACATTAAAGTTTATTCATTTCGGCGGCCAATCTGGACCGATTGGCGCACTTCGAAATCTGGATGACTGTATTTATTCGTATGAAGGACTCTGGGATAAGGATTTATCTATTGGTTCGGGAGCGATCGTTGTGATGGATGAGCAGGTGAGTATAGTTGATTATTTAGTCAACGTAGCAGCATTTTTTGCACATGAATCTTGTGGTAAATGTACACCTTGTCGTCTGGGCACGACACGAATTTTAGAATTGCTGACAAAATTTAATACACAAACAGCCGTTGCTGGGGATCTTGAACGCCTTGAAAAAATGTTGATGCATGTAACGAACCTTTCCGCTTGCGGCTTAGGTCAATCCGTTGCCAATCCAATGAAAAGTGGGTTAGCTTATTTTCCAGAGGAATTTGAAGCTGGCATCCAAAAGGTAGCTGCACCAGTAAAAGGGGGGCTTTGGTAAGATGGAAACAAAATTAAAAACAGCAACAGTCACAATGTCGATCGATGACCAGATGATCACTGTACCAAAAGGAACAACGGTCTTAGAAGCCGCAACGATGTTAAACATTGATATCCCAACACTTTGTCATTTAAAAGAGTTAGCACCTGATGGCTCATGTAGAATGTGTACGATTGAAGTAGAAGGTGGACGTAAAGGGGGCTTGACCACTGCTTGTACGGCGCATTGTCAAGAAGGAATGGTGGTTCACACAACCTCTCCTAGGGTCAAGGATTCTCGTCGTTTTATACTGGATCTTTTGTTGAGTAACCATAAATTAGAGTGCTTCTCTTGTGGTAAAAATGGCGATTGTAAGCTGCAAGATTATTGTTTGGATTATGGAATTGATGATACTAGTTTTACGGATGGAAAACGAATGCCTTGTCATCAAGAAGATACGAGCAATCCTTTTTTCGAGTACGATCCAGAAAAGTGTATCATGTGTCGCCGTTGTTCCAAGGTCTGTCAATTACGTCAAGGTCGAGATGTAATCAGTATTTCTAAACGTGGTTTCGATACTAAAATGACGCCAAGTTACGGTGCCGCTTTTGATCAGTCGCTTTGTGAATCCTGCGGAAATTGTGTTTCTGCTTGTCCAACGGGTGCCTTAGTCAGTAAAGATCATAAAACCTATCGGGAATGGGAGACCAAAAAAATTCCAACCACTTGTCCTCATTGCGGTACAGGTTGTCAAATGAATCTGATCGTGAAGGGAAATAAATTAGTTGGTGTAGAGCCGATCAACGGTGCGGCCAATAAAAATCTTTTATGTGTTAAAGGCAAATTTGCTTCTTATAAATTTGTCGGTTCCGGCGACCGTTTGACTGAGCCACTAATCAAACGAAATGGTATTTTTGAACCGGCTACTTGGGACGAAGCATTGACCTTAGTTGCAGAAAAATTCAGTCAACTAAAAGAGGAACACGGAGCGGATTCGTTAGCTGGATTTTCTTGTTCTCGTTCAATCAATGAGGATAATTATGTTTTCCAAAAAATGATGCGGGCAGCTATCGGCACGAATAATGTTGATAATTGTGCTCGCGTTTGTCACTCGGCTTCAGTCCATGGATTGGCGCATACCTTAGGTTCAGGAGCCATGACCAATCCTATTGCCGATATTACGACAGACGTTGAAGTGATTTTGTTAGTAGGTTCCAATCCAGAAGAAGCCCATCCTGTGATCGGCTCGCAAATTCGTCAGGCAATGCAGCGTGGGACTAAAGTCATTGTGGTTGATCCACGTAAAATCGACTTAGTAAAAAACAGTGAACTTCATCTGCAAATCCAAGCTGGCACGAATGTCGCCTTTGCAAATGGTATGATGCACGTCATTCTAAAAGAAGGATTAGCTGACCGAAGCTTTATTGAAGAAAAAACAGAAGGTTTTGAAGCACTAGAACAATTAGTAGCAGAATATACACCGGAAAAAGTTGCCGAAATTTGTCACATTAAAGCGGAAGATTTGATCAAAGCAGCTAGATTGTATGCTAAGGCAGACAAAGCGCCAATCATCTATTGTTTAGGTGTAACAGAACACTCTACCGGTACTGAAGGTGTGATGAGTATGTCCAACCTGGCGATGTTGGTAGGAAAAATTGGGAAGCCTGGTTGCGGTGTCAATCCACTTCGTGGTCAAAATAATGTACAAGGAGCATGTGATATGGGCTGTATGCCATATGATTTCCCTGGTTATCAAAAGGTTGCAAATCCACAAGTGATGGAGAAATTTGAAAAAGCCTGGGGGGTTCCGCTAAATAAAAACGTTGGAATGACCTCTACACAAGTCTTACCTGCTGCAACGGAAGGTAAGATCAAAGCGCTGTATATTTTTGGAGAAGATCCGATCGTAACCGACCCTGATACCAATCATGTACGTAACGCGCTAGAGAATTTAGAATTTTTTGTTGTCCAGGAATTGTTTATGACAGAAACCGCAGCATATGCCGACGTAGTCTTGCCAGGAATCAGTTATGCAGAAAAAGATGGCACCTTCACCAATACCGAAAGACGTGTTCAACGCGTACGGAAAGCGGTCGAGCCAAAAGGTGAGGCTAGAGAAGATTTTGATATTTTCTGTGACGTAATGACACGCTTAGGATATCCTTGTCACTATGACTCAGCCAAAGAAATCATGGATGAAATCGCAAGCGTGACCCCAACATTTGGTGGTATAAATTATGACCGATTAGAAGAAACAGGTGGCTTGCAGTGGCCCTGCCGCAATCAAGAAGATCCTGGCACGCCGATCATGCATGTGGGTGAGTTTACTCGTGGTAAAGGGTTGTTTATGGCAATTCCTTATAAAAAATCTAGAGAGCTGCCAGATGAAAGCTACCCGTACTTAATGTCTACAGGCAGAATGCTGTATCATTATAATACTCGTGCGATGACGGGTCGAACCGAAGGCATCAATCAAATCGCGAACCGTTCTTATATTGAAATCAATACAGTAGATGCGATTCGTTTAGGCATTGAAGAAGGGGATAAAGTTACGGTTAAATCTAGACGAGGAACGATCGAAACCTATGCTGCTGTAGGCAATCGTGTTTTCCCGCAAGAAGTATTTATGACGTTTCACTTCCCTGATGGAAATGTGAACGAGCTGACCAATGCTGCGTTTGATGATATTGCGATTATTCCTGAATACAAGGTGTGTGCAGTGGCTATTGCACCTGCTAAGTAAATGGAGTTGATTGAATGATCGAAGTCGAAGAAGCGATAGCCAAAATTCAGCAAGTATCTGCTCAGCAAAAAAAAGTAGAGACTGTTTCTATTTTAGAAGCTGTAGGTCGAGTTTGTGCCGAAGATGTTCTTGCAAAAATAGCTGTTCCCCATTTTCCCAGAGCTGGGATGGATGGCTATGCTGTAGTGGCCTCCGAAACAAAAGGGGCTACTAAGGAGCAACCTGTTTGCTTAACCGTCATCGATGCGATTTTTGCTGGGGATCCAGAAGCTGATTTGGTAAAAAGACAAAAGTCAGCAGTTAAAATCATGACCGGCGCTCTGATCCCGGCAGGCTACGATGCAGTTATCAAACAAGAATGGACAGATTATGGCGATACAATCGTCAAAGTCTATCAAGCAAGCAAAGCTGGCGATAATTATGGAGTGGTGGGTGAAGATGTTCGGTTTAATCAGAAAATTATTTCTCAATATCAATTAATCAATAGTCGAACTATTGGCATCCTAGCCGCACAGGGAATCAAGGAAATTCGTGTTTTAGCACCAATGAAAATCGGGATTTTAGCAACAGGCAGTGAGTTGGTTTCTTTAGGCACACCGCTAACCTCTGGAAAAATCTATGACAGTAATTTGTATACCCTAGCAGCATTTATCCAATCAAGCGGTAGTCACGTCATATTCAAAGAACGTTGTTCAGATAGTATTGCTGAGATTTCTCGATTTATCCATGAAAAAATGGAAGAAGTTGATTT
The Enterococcus silesiacus DNA segment above includes these coding regions:
- a CDS encoding formate-nitrite transporter gives rise to the protein MDFDSSRNVVTSLGDKAVAKSKLPFLKLSILGIMAGFFIALGYLAFIRISGTAPKSWGAFSTFLGGCLFPIGLIALTFIGGELATGNMMVMALGVLQKKVSVQQLLYNWLVVLVTNCLGGILVAYFFGHIVGLTEGAFLEKTISVAQAKIGDSPLVAFISGIGCNIFVCLAVYLGAMGKSYLGKMFGLWFPVMVFVVCGFQHVVANAFIIPAAIFSHASTILWSDYLINMLFVFLGNAVGGSLFLAVPLMYLNSEKQETSEPEGAYEKY
- a CDS encoding formate dehydrogenase; translation: MNSLSLSEKEAIILANDSDPQRILNILIAIQYDSEEGYIDEETAKLVAERLHLSQARVYEILSFYAILKTEPQAKYVLKICNSTPCLYTGGGMLSEMLETILEVPADEPTPDGLFMYHSIPCIGACDQGPVIKIKDTVFGDLTEAKVYQLIDDLQNGCYQEL
- a CDS encoding NADH-quinone oxidoreductase subunit F, which produces MIKRNQPVLLKRITKMKQATDVTEYRKYDGFSGLLNAIEMEKAAILDELDLAHLRGRGGAAFPLGKKWRHLYSSKSDTKYIVCNADEGEPGTFKDKALLEHDPLSVIEGMVIAGYLFSAKAGYIYMRGEYRRIQKIFQEALDNAEQAGFLGENILGIPGFDYKITIISGAGAYVCGENSALLNSIEGKTGRPRVKPPHLADVGLYLQPTLVNNVESFAGIPVILREGGQAYRDLGTEDGGGTKLICLSGHIKNRGLYEVNLGTPLQEILYSEEYGGGSSTGRTLKFIHFGGQSGPIGALRNLDDCIYSYEGLWDKDLSIGSGAIVVMDEQVSIVDYLVNVAAFFAHESCGKCTPCRLGTTRILELLTKFNTQTAVAGDLERLEKMLMHVTNLSACGLGQSVANPMKSGLAYFPEEFEAGIQKVAAPVKGGLW
- a CDS encoding formate dehydrogenase subunit alpha; protein product: METKLKTATVTMSIDDQMITVPKGTTVLEAATMLNIDIPTLCHLKELAPDGSCRMCTIEVEGGRKGGLTTACTAHCQEGMVVHTTSPRVKDSRRFILDLLLSNHKLECFSCGKNGDCKLQDYCLDYGIDDTSFTDGKRMPCHQEDTSNPFFEYDPEKCIMCRRCSKVCQLRQGRDVISISKRGFDTKMTPSYGAAFDQSLCESCGNCVSACPTGALVSKDHKTYREWETKKIPTTCPHCGTGCQMNLIVKGNKLVGVEPINGAANKNLLCVKGKFASYKFVGSGDRLTEPLIKRNGIFEPATWDEALTLVAEKFSQLKEEHGADSLAGFSCSRSINEDNYVFQKMMRAAIGTNNVDNCARVCHSASVHGLAHTLGSGAMTNPIADITTDVEVILLVGSNPEEAHPVIGSQIRQAMQRGTKVIVVDPRKIDLVKNSELHLQIQAGTNVAFANGMMHVILKEGLADRSFIEEKTEGFEALEQLVAEYTPEKVAEICHIKAEDLIKAARLYAKADKAPIIYCLGVTEHSTGTEGVMSMSNLAMLVGKIGKPGCGVNPLRGQNNVQGACDMGCMPYDFPGYQKVANPQVMEKFEKAWGVPLNKNVGMTSTQVLPAATEGKIKALYIFGEDPIVTDPDTNHVRNALENLEFFVVQELFMTETAAYADVVLPGISYAEKDGTFTNTERRVQRVRKAVEPKGEAREDFDIFCDVMTRLGYPCHYDSAKEIMDEIASVTPTFGGINYDRLEETGGLQWPCRNQEDPGTPIMHVGEFTRGKGLFMAIPYKKSRELPDESYPYLMSTGRMLYHYNTRAMTGRTEGINQIANRSYIEINTVDAIRLGIEEGDKVTVKSRRGTIETYAAVGNRVFPQEVFMTFHFPDGNVNELTNAAFDDIAIIPEYKVCAVAIAPAK
- a CDS encoding molybdenum cofactor biosynthesis protein A; its protein translation is MIEVEEAIAKIQQVSAQQKKVETVSILEAVGRVCAEDVLAKIAVPHFPRAGMDGYAVVASETKGATKEQPVCLTVIDAIFAGDPEADLVKRQKSAVKIMTGALIPAGYDAVIKQEWTDYGDTIVKVYQASKAGDNYGVVGEDVRFNQKIISQYQLINSRTIGILAAQGIKEIRVLAPMKIGILATGSELVSLGTPLTSGKIYDSNLYTLAAFIQSSGSHVIFKERCSDSIAEISRFIHEKMEEVDLLITTGGVSVGEKDYVPQVIQQLAGEQLFHFVNMKPGTPVMASLYKKRVILSLSGNPFAAVVNLHLFYWSTLAHFMNCTELNLVKRKVKLMEALKPSMIRRFVRAYEENGVVSLVSKLHYSSVFHNTLETNCLIDQPAKTALNEGDYVMVYYWKI